From Rhododendron vialii isolate Sample 1 chromosome 10a, ASM3025357v1, the proteins below share one genomic window:
- the LOC131304667 gene encoding uncharacterized protein LOC131304667 — protein sequence MLVKQWSRAVWFGSGKAFWIMHKEITAVDKWLEDILYGCLSKETTKEGVGTLFQICWGIWKARNNYVFEKKNPKPEEVIERTKKDVVDYLQAVCRKVQRLPAGAARLGRWVAPPPSILKINCDGAFKSPRSLAAFGIIVRDNGGSAQLWRCGRVLVYSALAIEAWAFAYSLYSGKGAKSPGRNI from the coding sequence ATGCTGGTGAAACAGTGGAGCAGGGCTGTTTGGTTTGGAAGCGGGAAGGCTTTCTGGATCATGCACAAAGAAATAACTGCTGTTGATAAATGGTTGGAGGACATTCTCTATGGCTGCCTGTCAAAAGAAACGACCAAGGAAGGTGTGGGAACTCTATTTCAAATATGTTGGGGTATCTGGAAAGCAAGGAACAATTACGTGTTCGAAAAAAAGAACCCAAAGCCAGAAGAGGTAATAGAACGTACAAAGAAGGATGTGGTTGATTATCTTCAAGCAGTGTGTAGAAAAGTCCAGCGCCTACCTGCTGGTGCTGCTCGGTTGGGAAGGTGGGTAGCCCCTCCCCCTTCCATTCTGAAAATCAATTGCGACGGAGCATTTAAATCTCCCCGCAGCTTAGCTGCCTTTGGCATCATCGTCAGAGATAATGGCGGATCGGCTCAATTGTGGCGTTGTGGAAGAGTTTTGGTATACTCGGCCTTGGCCATTGAAGCTTGGGCTTTTGCGTATAGCTTGTATAGTGGCAAAGGAGCAAAATCTCCAGGAAGAAATATTTGA
- the LOC131304851 gene encoding formate dehydrogenase, mitochondrial-like, producing MAMKRAASTTIQALASSGISSSTRRLHASPGSKKIVGVFYKGNEYASMNPNFVGCAEGALGIRNWLESKGHQYIVTDDKDGPDCELEKHIHDMHVLIPTPFHPAYLTAERIKRAKNLQLVVTAGIGSDHVDLKAAAAAGLTVAEVTGSNTVSVAEDQLMRILILTRNFLPGYRQVVNGEWNVAAIAYRAYDLEGKTVGTVGCGRIGRLLLQRLKPFNCNLLYHDRIKMDPELESQTGAKFEEDLDAMLPKCDIVVTNLPLTEKTKGMFDKDRIAKLKKGVLIVNNSRGALMDTQAVVDACSSGHIGGYSGDVWYPQPAPKDHPWRYMPNQAMTPHISGTTIDAQLRYAAGVKDMLDRYFKGEEFPPQNYIVKEGELASQYR from the exons atggcgATGAAGCGTGCTGCCTCAACCACAATTCAAGCTCTTGCGTCGTCGGGGATTTCGAGTTCCACCAGGCGTCTCCAT GCTTCTCCTGGGAGCAAAAAGATAGTTGGAGTATTTTACAAAGGAAATGAATACGCTTCGATGAACCCCAATTTCGTCGGCTGTGCTGAAGGAGCTTTAGGCATTCGCAACTGGTTGGAATCCAAAGGCCACCAGTACATTGTTACTGATGACAAAGATGGGCCAGATTGTG AACTAGAGAAACATATTCATGATATGCACGTCCTCATCCCAACGCCCTTCCACCCGGCCTATCTCACTGCAGAGAGGATCAAGAGGGCTAAAAACTTACAACTGGTGGTGACAGCCGGCATAGGCTCTGACCATGTCGATCTAAAGGCTGCAGCCGCTGCTGGTCTAACAGTCGCGGAAGTCACTGGAAGCAATACGGTCTCGGTCGCTGAGGATCAGCTTATGAGGATTCTCATTCTCACAAGGAATTTCTTGCCTGGATACCGTCAGGTTGTCAACGGGGAATGGAATGTTGCCGCTATTGCTTATAGAGCCTACGATCTTGAAGGGAAGACTGTTGGAACCGTTGGCTGTGGGCGCATTGGTAGGCTTTTGCTCCAAAGGTTGAAGCCTTTCAACTGTAATCTTCTGTACCATGATAGGATCAAGATGGACCCGGAATTGGAGAGTCAAACGGGTGCAAAGTTTGAGGAGGATCTGGATGCCATGCTTCCAAAATGTGACATAGTTGTCACCAATTTACCTCTTACTGAGAAAACCAA AGGGATGTTTGACAAGGACAGGATCGCTAAGTTGAAGAAGGGAGTTCTAATTGTGAACAATTCCAGAGGAGCACTCATGGATACACAAGCAGTTGTAGATGCCTGTTCGAGTGGTCATATTGGAG GTTACAGTGGGGATGTTTGGTATCCTCAACCAGCTCCAAAGGACCATCCGTGGCGATACATGCCAAACCAAGCCATGACTCCTCATATTTCTGGCACTACCATCGATGCACAG TTGCGATATGCAGCAGGAGTTAAGGACATGCTGGACAGGTACTTCAAGGGAGAAGAGTTTCCTCCTCAGAATTACATTGTTAAGGAGGGTGAACTCGCAAGCCAATACCGTTAA